From a region of the Methanolinea sp. genome:
- a CDS encoding tetrahydromethanopterin S-methyltransferase subunit A gives MAEKKSPASGWPIVKGDFHSGDANNPVAVMTCGSHLDETGICDRGAAICGSCKTENLGLEKVIANIISNPNIRFLLLCGTEVKGHLAGNTMEALHKNGVKEGRVVGAEGAIPFIENLADDAIKRFQEQCELVNIMEAEDINTIAAKINELKARDPGAFAADPMIVEVKEAAGGAEEMGGVVQPMSGELALIHARMKVIEKMVVDIGYRNRFAAGVYSGKVEGIMIGLIVSFALLGFVLMG, from the coding sequence ATGGCAGAAAAGAAATCACCAGCAAGCGGGTGGCCGATCGTCAAGGGTGACTTCCACTCCGGAGACGCCAACAACCCGGTTGCGGTCATGACCTGCGGTTCCCACCTCGATGAGACAGGGATCTGTGACAGGGGAGCCGCCATCTGCGGGTCCTGCAAGACCGAGAATCTCGGACTGGAGAAGGTCATCGCAAACATCATCTCCAACCCCAACATCCGTTTCCTCCTGCTCTGCGGGACCGAAGTCAAGGGTCACCTGGCCGGAAATACCATGGAGGCCCTCCACAAAAACGGGGTCAAGGAAGGCAGGGTTGTCGGGGCAGAAGGTGCCATTCCGTTCATCGAGAACCTCGCCGATGACGCCATCAAGCGGTTCCAGGAGCAGTGTGAACTCGTCAATATCATGGAGGCCGAGGACATCAACACCATCGCCGCCAAGATAAACGAGCTCAAAGCACGCGATCCCGGTGCATTCGCCGCCGATCCCATGATCGTCGAGGTCAAGGAAGCCGCCGGCGGTGCCGAAGAGATGGGTGGAGTGGTCCAGCCGATGTCAGGCGAACTCGCCCTGATTCACGCGAGAATGAAAGTGATCGAGAAGATGGTCGTCGATATCGGGTACCGCAACAGGTTTGCGGCTGGCGTCTACTCAGGCAAGGTCGAAGGCATCATGATCGGCCTGATCGTCTCATTTGCCCTTCTAGGGTTCGTGTTAATGGGGTGA
- a CDS encoding tetrahydromethanopterin S-methyltransferase subunit F, producing the protein MAEEEGAKMAGPIRMVAIDRMVENMRYKAQIIARSNKFDSAITESGIIGFAIGLFVALILVTVPAVFV; encoded by the coding sequence ATGGCAGAAGAAGAAGGTGCAAAGATGGCAGGACCCATCAGGATGGTCGCAATCGACCGGATGGTCGAGAACATGCGCTACAAGGCGCAGATCATCGCACGCTCAAACAAGTTCGATTCGGCCATCACCGAATCGGGCATTATCGGGTTTGCTATCGGACTGTTCGTTGCCCTGATCCTGGTTACGGTACCTGCGGTGTTTGTGTGA
- the mtrA gene encoding tetrahydromethanopterin S-methyltransferase subunit A: MAEKKSPASGWPIVKGDFHSGDANNPVAVMTCGSHLDETGICDRGAAICGSCKTENLGLEKVIANIISNPNIRFLLLCGTEVKGHLAGNTMEALHKNGVKEGRVVGAEGAIPFIENLADDAIKRFQEQCELVNIMEAEDINTIAAKINELKARDPGAFAADPMIVEVKEAAGGVEAAVAGVNPQFLEIEQRLDKIEKQIEFADAEIAQRVGRKIGRDIGILYGLVAGLTVFILLLVLLPKLNVLM, encoded by the coding sequence ATGGCAGAAAAGAAATCACCAGCAAGCGGGTGGCCGATCGTCAAGGGTGACTTCCACTCCGGAGACGCCAACAACCCGGTTGCGGTCATGACCTGCGGTTCCCACCTCGATGAGACGGGGATCTGTGACAGGGGAGCCGCCATCTGCGGGTCCTGCAAGACCGAGAATCTCGGACTGGAGAAGGTCATCGCAAATATCATCTCCAACCCCAATATCCGTTTCCTCCTGCTCTGCGGGACCGAAGTCAAGGGTCACCTGGCCGGAAATACCATGGAGGCCCTCCACAAAAACGGGGTCAAGGAAGGCAGGGTTGTCGGGGCAGAAGGTGCCATTCCGTTCATCGAGAACCTCGCCGACGACGCCATCAAGCGGTTCCAGGAGCAGTGTGAACTCGTCAATATCATGGAGGCCGAGGACATCAACACCATCGCCGCCAAGATAAACGAGCTCAAGGCACGCGATCCCGGTGCATTCGCCGCCGATCCCATGATCGTCGAGGTCAAGGAAGCCGCCGGCGGTGTTGAAGCGGCAGTCGCAGGGGTTAATCCCCAGTTCCTCGAGATCGAGCAGCGTCTCGACAAGATCGAGAAGCAGATCGAGTTTGCAGATGCCGAGATCGCCCAGCGCGTCGGAAGAAAAATCGGTCGGGACATTGGTATCCTCTATGGCCTGGTGGCAGGACTCACAGTGTTTATCCTGCTCCTGGTACTGCTCCCGAAACTCAACGTCTTAATGTAA
- a CDS encoding tetrahydromethanopterin S-methyltransferase subunit H — MRKEQQVWDFNGTKIGGQPGEYPTVLACSIFYNKHEIVLDDKTGKIDKATAEALWNRCQELSDIVGIPHFIQILAEYPQAFESYISWFDTIDNKTAFLMDSSVPAALAHACKYVTDVGLANRAIYNSINGSILPENIEALKNSDVNSAIVLAFNPADPSVAGREKVLVEGGVAGQAKGMITIAEECGITRPILDTAATPLGLGSGSAYREILACKAIHGWPTGGAYHNMTVAWTWLKRWKGSKKNPSQLLETLKGKDTYLKQLLHHYQGGLEGVVQAAWSAPDIGCNLVASTLGADLIMYGPIENVEPMITAQAYMDIVILEAMRPLGIDVKADNHPIFKLI, encoded by the coding sequence ATTCGAAAAGAGCAGCAGGTTTGGGACTTCAACGGCACCAAAATCGGAGGACAGCCCGGAGAGTACCCGACCGTATTGGCGTGCTCAATCTTCTATAACAAGCACGAGATCGTGCTTGATGACAAAACCGGAAAGATAGACAAAGCCACAGCGGAAGCACTCTGGAACAGGTGCCAGGAGCTCTCGGACATCGTGGGTATTCCCCACTTCATCCAGATCCTCGCTGAGTACCCCCAGGCATTCGAGAGCTACATCAGCTGGTTCGACACCATTGACAACAAGACCGCATTCCTGATGGACTCTTCGGTCCCGGCCGCTCTTGCTCACGCATGCAAATACGTAACCGATGTCGGCCTGGCAAACCGGGCGATCTACAACTCGATTAACGGTTCGATCCTTCCGGAAAACATCGAAGCACTCAAAAACAGCGATGTTAACTCGGCGATTGTACTCGCCTTCAACCCCGCCGACCCATCCGTGGCTGGCAGGGAGAAGGTGCTGGTTGAGGGTGGTGTTGCGGGTCAGGCCAAAGGTATGATCACCATCGCTGAAGAATGCGGAATTACCCGCCCAATTCTTGATACCGCTGCAACCCCTCTCGGTCTCGGGTCAGGGAGCGCATACCGTGAGATTCTCGCCTGCAAGGCGATCCATGGATGGCCAACTGGTGGTGCTTACCATAACATGACCGTTGCCTGGACCTGGCTCAAGCGCTGGAAGGGTTCGAAGAAGAATCCCTCGCAACTTCTGGAAACCCTGAAGGGCAAGGACACGTACCTCAAGCAGTTGCTGCACCACTACCAGGGTGGGTTGGAGGGAGTGGTGCAGGCTGCATGGTCAGCACCCGATATCGGTTGCAACCTGGTCGCAAGCACGCTCGGTGCCGACCTGATCATGTACGGCCCGATAGAGAACGTCGAGCCGATGATCACGGCACAAGCCTACATGGATATCGTGATCCTGGAAGCGATGCGCCCTCTCGGGATCGATGTCAAGGCAGACAATCACCCGATCTTCAAACTCATCTAA
- a CDS encoding GNAT family N-acetyltransferase, with the protein MSEKIVLPTDFSEYARMTARLVSEVPGVSEVVLLHVIEGKRVTSPAWAGSPDTAAARASAEQSLQEEGEEIGRGGVTVRSEIVTCERGGTAAAILSVAHRETADLIMIGARGKGLVEGLLLGSVSSEVLRHATTSVLLVRHPPAWSSATHVRSTGERGRNRLFSRVLYPVDFSKPCDEGFAFIRSIQGIEEIILLHVITQADTRQELQGAIRESYQELQALWDSFDNGRTRVTILLRFGRPADMIVDIAEKQGATLIFMPRFGASDFIKTLPIGSTAKAVAQQTRIPLFLFYPEIILDVVARELERDEFPGAEEVWRQDWQQKADPGRDRVFGVLVEGVLVTVARCRRTHGFLEVDSVFTIEEFRKRGYAREVLEQLVSSCGQEPLYLYSTLPMVAFARQLGFDEIVEGDLPPAVRDRLNLAREMGDGPVVPMMRPAGG; encoded by the coding sequence ATGTCCGAGAAAATTGTGCTCCCGACCGATTTTTCAGAGTATGCACGGATGACGGCTCGTCTGGTGAGCGAGGTTCCCGGGGTGAGCGAGGTTGTCCTCCTCCACGTTATCGAAGGAAAACGCGTAACGTCACCCGCCTGGGCCGGGAGCCCGGATACTGCAGCAGCACGAGCGTCAGCAGAACAATCCCTCCAAGAAGAAGGAGAAGAGATTGGCCGGGGGGGAGTTACGGTTAGATCTGAGATAGTAACCTGTGAACGAGGGGGTACTGCGGCAGCAATTCTCAGCGTTGCCCATCGGGAGACTGCTGATCTAATCATGATCGGTGCACGGGGAAAAGGACTGGTGGAGGGGCTCCTCCTCGGATCGGTATCTTCGGAAGTTCTCCGGCATGCCACGACCAGCGTGCTCCTCGTCCGGCACCCGCCTGCGTGGAGCTCCGCAACTCACGTTCGTTCTACCGGTGAGAGAGGTCGAAACAGGCTTTTTTCCAGGGTGCTTTATCCGGTCGATTTTTCGAAGCCCTGCGATGAGGGCTTTGCGTTTATACGGAGCATTCAGGGGATAGAAGAGATCATCCTGCTCCATGTCATCACCCAGGCAGATACCCGGCAGGAGCTGCAGGGTGCGATAAGGGAATCATACCAGGAGCTCCAGGCCCTCTGGGACTCTTTTGATAACGGCAGGACCAGGGTGACCATCCTGCTCAGGTTTGGCAGACCGGCAGATATGATCGTTGATATTGCCGAGAAGCAGGGGGCAACACTCATCTTCATGCCCCGGTTCGGCGCTTCAGATTTTATCAAGACCCTGCCTATCGGAAGCACTGCGAAGGCCGTGGCGCAGCAGACCCGGATCCCGCTGTTTCTCTTTTACCCCGAGATCATCCTCGATGTGGTCGCACGTGAGCTGGAACGGGACGAATTTCCAGGAGCAGAGGAGGTCTGGCGACAGGATTGGCAGCAGAAAGCAGATCCGGGCCGCGACCGTGTCTTCGGGGTGCTGGTGGAGGGAGTCCTGGTCACGGTAGCACGATGCAGGCGGACTCACGGGTTCCTCGAAGTTGACAGTGTCTTCACTATCGAAGAATTTCGCAAACGGGGCTATGCCAGGGAAGTGCTTGAACAGCTGGTTTCTTCCTGCGGCCAGGAGCCGCTCTACCTGTACTCCACGCTCCCGATGGTTGCATTTGCCCGCCAGCTGGGGTTTGATGAAATTGTGGAGGGCGACCTTCCGCCCGCGGTACGGGATCGTCTGAATCTCGCGCGGGAGATGGGCGATGGACCTGTCGTGCCTATGATGAGGCCTGCCGGTGGGTAA
- a CDS encoding HEAT repeat domain-containing protein produces the protein MPGNERDPVRDAILRKEQRHEQNIGILIRQLSDSNPTFRVRAAEALGSIGDPRGVEPLIALLSDPVPDVVWVTLRSLGSLRDPRAVDPILACLSETDRWARQGAAWALGEIGDRRAAPAVAQLLADRKAGVRKAAAEALGKLGDHRFLAALEPLFDDDEMEVRQAARDAARKLA, from the coding sequence ATGCCTGGCAACGAACGCGATCCGGTCAGGGATGCCATCCTTCGGAAAGAGCAGCGTCATGAGCAGAATATCGGGATCCTCATCCGGCAGCTCTCGGACAGCAACCCGACCTTCCGTGTACGCGCGGCAGAGGCCCTCGGTTCCATCGGAGACCCGCGGGGAGTCGAACCCCTGATCGCGCTCCTCTCAGACCCTGTCCCGGACGTGGTATGGGTCACGTTGCGTTCGCTTGGGAGCCTCCGTGATCCTCGTGCGGTTGATCCCATCCTTGCCTGCCTGTCTGAAACCGACCGGTGGGCTCGCCAGGGTGCCGCATGGGCCCTGGGAGAGATCGGGGACCGGCGGGCAGCCCCGGCGGTTGCGCAGCTCCTCGCCGACAGGAAAGCAGGGGTCAGGAAGGCCGCTGCCGAAGCGCTGGGAAAACTCGGGGATCACCGGTTTCTCGCCGCACTCGAACCCCTGTTTGACGATGACGAGATGGAGGTCCGCCAGGCAGCGCGGGATGCCGCACGGAAACTGGCCTGA
- a CDS encoding rubredoxin, which translates to MVFVQRYKCKVCGYIYSPLRGEPHNGIPAGTAFEDLPETYICPLCGMQGKGKVGKWGFEEWSPTRWICSVCGYVYDQKRGEPHRGIKPGTAFEDLPDDYTCPVCALDPKISLHFGKVLKQGFEPLEF; encoded by the coding sequence ATGGTCTTTGTCCAGCGATACAAGTGCAAGGTATGCGGATATATTTACTCTCCGTTGAGGGGAGAACCCCACAATGGCATTCCGGCAGGAACGGCCTTTGAGGATCTACCGGAAACCTATATCTGCCCTCTCTGTGGTATGCAGGGAAAGGGTAAGGTAGGGAAGTGGGGTTTTGAGGAATGGAGCCCAACCCGGTGGATCTGCTCCGTGTGCGGGTATGTCTATGACCAGAAGCGAGGCGAGCCGCACCGGGGGATCAAGCCGGGAACGGCATTTGAAGATCTCCCTGATGATTATACCTGCCCGGTCTGCGCGCTCGATCCCAAGATCTCGCTCCATTTCGGCAAGGTCTTGAAGCAGGGGTTCGAACCACTGGAGTTCTGA
- the ftsA gene encoding coenzyme F390 synthetase, with protein MAPGTFFNEAVERLPRHDLDSLIDERVRYTVRYAADNSPFYRAWFREHGIDPGSINTHEDLLGLPLISGKTIRENQPPATGDFKFKSAAWEDIFTIHETSGTSGTPKSFFLTWDDWSRYAEKYARSFVSQGFGKGDRVIICASYGMNVGANTMTLAARDIGMVIIPTGKCIFPSRIITAYQPTGIVGSILKLIHLARRMLEEGLMPEDSSVQRLVAGGESFAEESRSYAAELWQRDVFNTYGSTEGTMCGECMVRNGLHVPEDLVHLDVYNPALQSFVPDGECGRAVLTTLLPVGGKTGFLLINYDTEDTTLVLSREPCPCGRTHMKIMHPRREAETVWILGTPVNRVDIEQGVFQRQNMEYLTGEYEAFVYGGDEEEETVLRVSMECTDPAITPGEEIAETFRKTFFRCKPALARSLGDLFTLVVAFTGPGELELYRLKGRPKRLVDRRL; from the coding sequence ATGGCACCAGGCACCTTCTTCAACGAAGCGGTGGAGCGGCTCCCGCGTCACGACCTCGATTCCCTCATCGATGAGCGGGTGCGATACACGGTCAGGTACGCAGCGGATAACTCCCCGTTCTACCGGGCCTGGTTCCGGGAGCACGGCATCGACCCGGGTTCCATAAACACCCACGAAGATCTGCTCGGTCTGCCTCTCATCTCCGGGAAGACTATCCGGGAGAACCAGCCACCGGCAACCGGGGATTTCAAATTTAAAAGTGCTGCCTGGGAGGATATCTTCACCATCCACGAGACGAGCGGGACTTCGGGCACTCCGAAAAGCTTCTTTCTCACCTGGGATGACTGGTCGCGCTACGCGGAGAAATACGCCCGGAGCTTTGTCTCGCAGGGCTTCGGCAAGGGTGACCGGGTCATTATCTGTGCATCGTATGGCATGAACGTGGGGGCAAACACCATGACCCTGGCAGCACGTGATATCGGGATGGTAATCATCCCAACCGGCAAGTGCATCTTTCCCAGCCGGATCATCACCGCCTACCAGCCGACCGGGATTGTAGGAAGCATCCTCAAGCTGATCCACCTCGCCCGCCGGATGCTCGAAGAGGGGCTCATGCCGGAGGACTCATCGGTTCAACGACTGGTTGCCGGAGGGGAAAGCTTCGCCGAGGAGTCGCGGTCGTATGCCGCAGAACTCTGGCAGCGCGACGTCTTCAATACCTACGGCTCCACGGAAGGGACCATGTGCGGGGAGTGCATGGTCCGCAACGGCCTCCACGTCCCTGAAGACCTTGTGCACCTGGATGTCTACAATCCAGCCCTACAATCGTTTGTCCCCGATGGTGAGTGCGGCAGGGCGGTCCTGACCACGCTGCTCCCGGTCGGTGGTAAGACCGGGTTCCTCCTGATCAATTACGATACCGAGGATACTACGCTGGTGCTCTCCCGGGAACCCTGTCCCTGCGGAAGAACCCATATGAAGATCATGCACCCCCGGCGGGAGGCCGAAACAGTCTGGATCCTCGGAACTCCCGTGAACCGGGTGGACATCGAGCAGGGAGTCTTCCAGCGTCAGAACATGGAATACCTTACCGGGGAGTATGAAGCATTCGTGTATGGTGGTGACGAAGAAGAGGAAACCGTGCTTCGCGTGAGCATGGAGTGTACCGATCCTGCCATTACACCGGGTGAGGAGATTGCCGAGACTTTCAGGAAAACCTTCTTCCGGTGTAAACCGGCACTTGCCCGGTCGCTCGGTGACCTCTTCACCCTAGTTGTCGCGTTCACCGGCCCGGGAGAACTGGAGCTGTACCGCCTCAAAGGACGGCCGAAACGGCTGGTGGACAGGAGACTGTGA
- a CDS encoding MarC family protein, with protein MADPIATLAYAFAALFVILDPLLSVPIFTSMTSGQSSSEINRQALIAVAVAGFLMYLFLFFNFFIFGTLGITIASFQIAGGILLFLLGLQMALGIDIGSTKEHTHTAAGVVIGTPLLCGPGAITTVLLLSEDIGLIITAVAIALTLAATFLILRFAFQIQQILGVTVTEILGKILGMLVSAIAVSIIADGVVGLLQKYGLIQSFALTLGGG; from the coding sequence ATGGCAGACCCGATCGCCACCCTTGCCTACGCATTCGCGGCCCTCTTCGTTATCCTGGATCCCCTGCTTTCGGTCCCGATTTTCACCTCGATGACCAGCGGGCAGAGTTCATCCGAGATCAACCGGCAGGCACTTATCGCCGTAGCGGTTGCCGGCTTCCTGATGTACCTCTTCCTCTTCTTCAATTTCTTTATTTTCGGCACGCTTGGAATAACCATCGCCAGTTTCCAGATTGCAGGGGGAATCCTGCTCTTCCTCCTTGGTTTGCAAATGGCGCTCGGTATTGATATCGGCAGTACCAAGGAGCACACCCATACCGCGGCAGGGGTGGTCATCGGCACTCCGCTCCTCTGTGGACCCGGGGCTATAACGACCGTGCTCCTTCTATCTGAGGACATCGGGCTTATCATCACCGCTGTGGCTATTGCCCTGACGCTCGCTGCAACGTTTCTGATCCTTCGTTTCGCTTTCCAGATCCAGCAGATCCTTGGTGTTACGGTGACGGAAATCCTTGGAAAAATCCTGGGAATGCTCGTTTCGGCCATTGCGGTGAGCATTATTGCCGATGGAGTTGTCGGGCTCCTGCAGAAATACGGTTTGATCCAATCCTTTGCCCTTACCCTGGGTGGTGGATAA
- a CDS encoding GNAT family N-acetyltransferase, with protein sequence MKPEICVHIVTEWDNDELARLYTAGGWWLRAHDPAFIPMLLRGSFAFAVATAGNNGPAVGMGRVISDGVSDAYIQYLVVIPEYRGMGVGRTIVRALLRFCFSRRIYWIALIAEPGTEDFYSGIGFVRMKDHVPLRFRGTI encoded by the coding sequence ATGAAGCCCGAAATCTGTGTGCATATAGTAACGGAATGGGACAACGATGAGCTTGCCAGGCTGTATACTGCCGGAGGCTGGTGGCTCAGGGCGCATGATCCCGCATTCATCCCCATGCTGCTCCGCGGGAGTTTCGCGTTCGCGGTGGCGACCGCAGGTAATAATGGGCCGGCGGTGGGGATGGGACGGGTCATCTCGGATGGCGTCAGCGATGCGTATATCCAGTACCTGGTGGTCATCCCGGAGTATCGGGGGATGGGGGTTGGACGCACGATCGTCCGGGCTCTGCTCAGGTTCTGTTTCTCCCGCCGGATCTACTGGATCGCCCTGATTGCAGAACCCGGGACCGAGGATTTCTATTCCGGCATCGGGTTCGTCCGTATGAAAGACCATGTTCCGCTCCGCTTCAGGGGGACGATCTGA
- a CDS encoding AAA family ATPase yields MRITVSGLPGSGTTSLATHLAEVLQIDLISAGEVFRRMAAERGMGIAEFGRHAEKDPSLDHMIDERQKEIALSHEDIIVEGRLSAWFVPEADLKVWLFAPVECRVMRIQSRDTIAHLDRAAELTQEREASEALRYRTYYGIDIADLSPYHLVLNSSLLSVEELGEIVCCTSRLIAARAS; encoded by the coding sequence ATGCGTATCACGGTGAGCGGGCTTCCCGGGAGCGGGACCACCTCACTGGCAACGCATCTTGCAGAGGTTCTTCAAATTGATCTTATATCGGCCGGAGAGGTATTCCGCAGGATGGCAGCCGAGCGGGGGATGGGTATTGCGGAGTTCGGGAGGCATGCGGAGAAGGATCCTTCGCTCGATCACATGATCGATGAACGGCAGAAAGAGATAGCCCTTTCACACGAGGACATAATCGTGGAGGGCAGGCTCTCGGCATGGTTTGTCCCTGAAGCCGACCTGAAAGTCTGGCTGTTCGCACCGGTCGAGTGCCGGGTCATGCGGATTCAGTCCCGCGATACTATCGCCCACCTTGACAGGGCGGCCGAACTGACACAGGAACGAGAGGCCAGCGAAGCGCTCCGGTACCGGACTTACTATGGGATTGATATCGCCGACCTTTCGCCCTACCATCTTGTTCTCAACTCGAGCCTGCTGTCGGTCGAGGAACTTGGAGAAATTGTCTGCTGTACCTCCCGCCTCATTGCTGCCCGGGCATCCTGA
- a CDS encoding DUF106 domain-containing protein, which produces MVLIFSYSIPAVREGVGGALNAVLGPLAGTMPFYIIIILLSSLTALYSSVIQKYTIDYERMQEVQERMKVFQKEFREAQLSGDEKKIKKLESRRDKVMKEQLEMSQQQFRPMAYILILSVPIFFWLIYRLNNFPDSIGITMPFFGQLHLNDVVLAFIPAWILWYMICSLTLSQVVRKALNIGGI; this is translated from the coding sequence ATGGTGCTGATCTTCTCCTATAGCATCCCGGCCGTCCGCGAGGGTGTCGGGGGAGCTCTTAACGCTGTACTCGGACCACTTGCCGGGACGATGCCGTTTTATATCATCATCATCCTGCTCTCCTCCCTTACCGCGCTCTATTCCTCGGTCATCCAGAAGTATACCATCGATTACGAACGCATGCAGGAAGTGCAGGAGCGTATGAAGGTTTTCCAGAAGGAGTTCCGCGAGGCGCAGCTTTCAGGGGACGAAAAGAAGATCAAGAAACTGGAATCGAGGCGGGATAAGGTGATGAAAGAGCAGCTCGAGATGTCGCAGCAGCAGTTCAGGCCCATGGCCTACATCCTGATCCTCTCGGTTCCCATCTTCTTCTGGCTGATTTACCGCCTGAATAACTTTCCCGATTCGATCGGGATCACCATGCCCTTCTTCGGCCAACTCCATCTCAATGACGTGGTGCTCGCCTTTATTCCGGCCTGGATTTTATGGTACATGATCTGCTCACTCACCCTCTCGCAGGTGGTTCGAAAAGCCCTGAATATCGGGGGAATCTGA
- a CDS encoding adenylate kinase gives MGRRVIITGVPGVGKTTVVTGALKVLEQEGVSYRTLNFGTYMFNVAQVEGIVRDRDEMRKLDKEVQKRLQKRAAQAMAREEGDIIIDTHASIKTPSGYLAGLPEWVLRELMPDTIVLVETNEDQILLRRLSDETRSRDLEGSYGIAEHQQFNRAIAAAYSMYTGCAVKYVTNADLLLDKAVQDMAAVLR, from the coding sequence ATGGGGAGGAGAGTCATCATTACAGGGGTTCCCGGAGTCGGGAAGACGACGGTGGTAACCGGAGCGCTGAAGGTTCTCGAACAAGAGGGGGTATCCTACCGGACCCTCAATTTCGGGACCTACATGTTCAACGTGGCACAGGTGGAGGGCATCGTACGCGATCGCGACGAGATGAGAAAACTCGACAAGGAGGTTCAGAAACGCCTCCAGAAACGTGCGGCCCAGGCCATGGCACGGGAAGAGGGGGATATCATCATCGATACACATGCATCGATCAAGACCCCTTCCGGCTACCTTGCCGGGCTCCCGGAATGGGTCCTCCGGGAGCTGATGCCTGATACCATCGTGCTTGTTGAAACCAACGAAGACCAGATTCTCCTCCGCAGGCTCTCCGATGAGACGCGGTCCCGGGATCTTGAAGGGTCGTACGGCATAGCCGAGCACCAGCAGTTCAACCGTGCTATCGCCGCGGCGTATTCCATGTACACCGGCTGTGCGGTGAAGTACGTCACGAATGCCGACCTCCTCCTGGATAAAGCAGTCCAGGACATGGCGGCTGTGCTGAGGTGA
- the secY gene encoding preprotein translocase subunit SecY has product MGTLLDRMEPLLAAMPAVRSPEGHVHFKNKLIWTAGILILYFVMTNIPLWGLDPSSQDLFEFYRALLAGASGSLVQLGIGPIVTASIVLQLLKGADILHIDTTEVRGQVIYMGLQKLLIFAMIIIEALPNLVGGFLMPDPVIADMFFGGNLFAVSLIIFIQICIGGVLIMFMDEVVTKWGIGSGVGLFIIAGISQAIINGLISWIPAQDQYPVGFFPRMVAVVIDGANFIQYMGPEVLAFITTIAIFLIVVYVESTRIEIPLAHAQVRGARARFPVKLIYASVLPMILVRVLQANIQMIGLFLHNIDITIFGTFSGSQAVSGLMYYLAPINGPSQWMWWVPAYNITNAPWEIMVRLAVDITFMVVGGAVFALFWIKTAGLDSKDVARQIQLSGMSIPGYRRNPQILEKYLDRYIPRVTVIGGVFIGLLSVFANLFGVIGAVSGTGLLLTVSITYRLYEEIASQQIMEMYPFMRTFFGKE; this is encoded by the coding sequence ATGGGAACACTGTTGGACCGCATGGAACCGCTGCTCGCTGCTATGCCGGCAGTCCGGAGCCCGGAAGGTCATGTCCATTTCAAGAACAAGCTGATCTGGACAGCGGGCATCCTTATCCTCTATTTCGTGATGACCAATATCCCACTCTGGGGTCTTGATCCAAGCTCCCAGGACCTGTTCGAGTTTTACCGTGCGCTCCTTGCCGGTGCGAGCGGATCGCTGGTCCAGCTGGGTATCGGCCCGATCGTCACAGCATCCATTGTGCTTCAGCTGCTCAAGGGAGCGGACATCCTCCACATCGATACCACTGAAGTCCGTGGCCAGGTCATCTATATGGGGCTCCAGAAGCTCCTGATCTTTGCCATGATCATCATCGAGGCGCTGCCGAACCTGGTGGGCGGATTCCTGATGCCGGATCCGGTCATCGCAGACATGTTCTTTGGGGGGAATCTCTTTGCAGTCTCGTTGATAATCTTCATCCAGATCTGTATCGGCGGGGTGCTGATCATGTTCATGGATGAGGTGGTGACCAAGTGGGGGATCGGTTCCGGCGTTGGGCTCTTCATCATCGCCGGGATCTCGCAGGCCATCATCAATGGTCTCATCTCCTGGATACCGGCCCAGGACCAGTATCCCGTTGGGTTCTTCCCGCGGATGGTGGCAGTGGTCATCGATGGGGCCAATTTCATCCAGTACATGGGACCGGAAGTCCTGGCATTCATCACCACCATCGCGATATTCCTCATCGTGGTGTACGTGGAGTCCACCCGGATCGAGATCCCGCTCGCCCATGCCCAGGTGCGGGGTGCCCGGGCCCGGTTCCCGGTGAAGTTGATCTATGCCAGCGTGCTTCCCATGATCCTCGTCAGGGTGCTCCAGGCCAACATACAGATGATTGGGTTGTTCCTGCACAATATCGATATCACGATTTTTGGGACTTTTTCCGGATCGCAAGCGGTCAGCGGGCTTATGTATTACCTGGCACCCATCAATGGTCCAAGCCAGTGGATGTGGTGGGTCCCGGCCTACAACATCACCAATGCGCCGTGGGAGATCATGGTGCGGCTTGCCGTAGACATTACCTTCATGGTTGTCGGCGGTGCGGTCTTTGCCCTGTTCTGGATAAAGACTGCCGGTCTCGATTCAAAGGATGTTGCCCGCCAGATCCAGTTGTCAGGCATGTCGATTCCCGGGTACCGGAGAAATCCCCAGATCCTTGAGAAGTACCTGGATCGATACATCCCCCGGGTCACTGTTATCGGAGGGGTCTTCATAGGGTTGCTCTCCGTCTTTGCCAACCTGTTTGGGGTCATCGGGGCGGTGAGCGGTACCGGACTGCTCCTGACGGTGAGCATCACATACCGGCTCTACGAAGAGATCGCAAGCCAGCAGATAATGGAGATGTATCCATTCATGCGGACCTTCTTTGGAAAGGAGTGA